A window from Bordetella petrii encodes these proteins:
- a CDS encoding copper chaperone PCu(A)C, protein MKFRQWALAAALGLCAATSAWAGDYKVGQVEVDDLWVRATAPGQANGAGYMEIDNGAKTADRLLSVSSNAAERVELHTVQTENGVARMRHLPDGVPVPADGDVKLAPGGYHVMFLKLKQPFAEGAEVPATLKFEKAGEVAVKFKVKPIGHNAGMQHGMNMKH, encoded by the coding sequence ATGAAATTCCGTCAATGGGCGCTGGCAGCGGCGCTGGGCCTGTGCGCCGCCACCTCGGCCTGGGCCGGCGACTACAAGGTCGGCCAGGTCGAGGTCGACGACCTCTGGGTGCGCGCCACGGCGCCGGGCCAGGCCAACGGCGCCGGCTACATGGAAATCGACAATGGCGCCAAGACGGCCGACCGGCTGCTGTCGGTCTCCTCCAACGCGGCAGAGCGGGTCGAACTGCACACGGTGCAAACCGAGAACGGCGTGGCGCGCATGCGCCACCTGCCCGACGGCGTTCCCGTGCCGGCCGACGGCGACGTCAAGTTGGCCCCGGGCGGCTACCACGTGATGTTCCTGAAGCTGAAACAGCCTTTCGCCGAAGGCGCCGAAGTGCCGGCCACGCTGAAGTTCGAGAAAGCCGGCGAAGTCGCCGTGAAGTTCAAGGTCAAGCCCATTGGCCACAATGCCGGCATGCAGCACGGCATGAACATGAAGCACTGA
- a CDS encoding YggS family pyridoxal phosphate-dependent enzyme, whose product MSSDDSMAARVARVRQRIDAACARSGRAPGSVALLPVSKTFGPQAVREAAALGLRRFGENKTQEIRQKAGPLADLGIQWVMIGHLQTNKAKDAARDAAEVQSLDRLDLAYALQRRLQAEGRSIDVLVQVKTSPEPSKQGLDIQAVSGFLRIVADQCPALRVQGLMTLAVQSDDTEAVRACFRALRELRDRLRDEAIPGVRLDRLSMGMSGDFEIAIEEGATEVRVGSAIFGARDYTAQG is encoded by the coding sequence ATGAGTTCCGACGACTCCATGGCGGCGCGCGTGGCCCGGGTGCGGCAGCGCATCGACGCGGCCTGCGCGCGGTCCGGCCGCGCGCCGGGCAGCGTGGCGCTGCTGCCGGTCAGCAAGACGTTCGGGCCGCAGGCGGTGCGCGAAGCGGCCGCGCTGGGCCTGCGCCGCTTCGGCGAGAACAAGACCCAGGAAATCCGCCAGAAGGCCGGCCCGCTGGCCGACCTGGGCATCCAATGGGTGATGATCGGCCACCTGCAGACCAACAAGGCCAAGGACGCCGCGCGCGATGCCGCCGAAGTGCAGTCGCTCGACCGCCTGGACCTGGCCTATGCGCTGCAGCGCCGGCTGCAGGCCGAGGGCCGCTCGATTGACGTGCTGGTGCAGGTGAAGACCTCGCCCGAGCCCAGCAAGCAGGGCCTGGACATCCAGGCTGTATCCGGCTTCCTGCGCATCGTGGCCGACCAATGCCCGGCGCTGCGGGTGCAGGGGCTGATGACGCTGGCGGTGCAGTCCGACGACACCGAAGCCGTGCGCGCCTGCTTTCGCGCGCTGCGCGAACTGCGCGACCGGCTGCGGGACGAAGCCATTCCCGGCGTGCGGCTGGACCGGCTGTCGATGGGCATGAGCGGCGATTTCGAGATCGCCATCGAAGAAGGCGCCACCGAGGTGCGGGTGGGCAGCGCCATCTTCGGGGCGCGGGACTATACGGCGCAAGGCTGA
- a CDS encoding PLP-dependent aminotransferase family protein has protein sequence MSSAAPRYAFAAPFQTPAASPIRSLMSYAMRPGSISMAGGYPAQELFDIDGLTTASNQVLARLGACLQYSNIDGQASLRAELARLTAERGLACDPDTELAVTGGSQQALALVSRVMLQPGDHAFIESPAFPNSVQALRYTGATVHPVASGPEGIDIDALDDMAARLKPKVVCVVASFSNPCGATISRQRRLRLLELAVKHQFLIVEDDPYGELRFAGEQVPPIAALAEGEARHWAVYISTMSKTMAPALRIGWLVAPAEVRRRCVGAKAADDMASSAWIQEVVAQYLANGRYQQHVPRIRAAYGARCDALAQALVQYLDGRVTFRKPEGGMFFWVRLNGEADATRLLPYAIEQGVVYVPGKAFYADPQQADLNAMRMSFATMNEGLIIQGIERLARALDACEANAPVSVSLAA, from the coding sequence ATGTCTTCCGCAGCACCCCGCTACGCCTTCGCCGCCCCCTTCCAGACGCCCGCCGCCTCGCCCATTCGCTCCCTCATGTCGTACGCCATGCGGCCGGGCAGCATTTCCATGGCCGGCGGCTACCCCGCCCAGGAGCTGTTCGACATCGACGGCCTCACCACCGCGTCGAACCAGGTGCTGGCCCGGCTGGGCGCCTGCCTGCAGTATTCCAACATCGACGGGCAGGCCAGCCTGCGCGCCGAGCTGGCGCGCCTTACTGCCGAACGCGGGCTGGCCTGCGACCCCGACACCGAGCTCGCCGTCACCGGCGGTTCGCAGCAGGCGCTGGCGCTGGTCAGCCGGGTGATGCTGCAGCCGGGCGACCACGCCTTCATCGAAAGCCCGGCGTTTCCCAATTCGGTGCAGGCGCTGCGCTACACCGGCGCCACGGTGCACCCGGTGGCCTCCGGCCCGGAAGGCATCGATATCGACGCGCTGGACGACATGGCCGCGCGGCTCAAGCCCAAGGTCGTCTGCGTGGTGGCGTCGTTCTCGAACCCGTGCGGCGCCACCATCAGCCGGCAGCGCCGCCTGCGCCTGCTCGAACTGGCCGTGAAGCACCAGTTCCTGATCGTCGAAGACGACCCCTACGGCGAACTGCGCTTCGCGGGCGAGCAAGTGCCGCCCATTGCCGCGCTGGCCGAGGGCGAGGCGCGCCACTGGGCGGTGTACATCTCGACCATGTCCAAGACCATGGCGCCGGCCCTGCGCATCGGCTGGCTGGTGGCCCCGGCCGAGGTGCGCCGCCGCTGCGTGGGCGCCAAGGCGGCCGACGACATGGCGTCGTCGGCCTGGATACAGGAAGTGGTGGCGCAGTACCTGGCCAACGGCCGCTACCAGCAGCACGTGCCGCGCATCCGCGCCGCCTACGGCGCGCGCTGCGACGCGCTGGCGCAGGCGCTGGTCCAGTACCTGGACGGCCGCGTCACGTTCCGCAAGCCCGAAGGCGGCATGTTCTTCTGGGTGCGCCTGAACGGCGAGGCCGATGCCACGCGGCTGCTGCCCTATGCCATCGAACAGGGCGTGGTCTATGTGCCCGGCAAGGCGTTCTACGCCGACCCGCAGCAGGCCGACCTGAACGCCATGCGCATGTCGTTCGCCACCATGAACGAAGGCCTGATCATCCAGGGCATCGAGCGCCTGGCCCGGGCGCTGGACGCCTGCGAGGCCAATGCGCCGGTGTCGGTGTCGCTGGCGGCCTGA
- a CDS encoding hydroxymethylglutaryl-CoA lyase — MPLPSRVKIVEVSPRDGLQNEKELISTDIKVELVDRLTAAGFPNIEATSFVSPKWVPQMADAADVMARIERKPGVIYSVLTPNMKGLEGALAAKADEVVIFGAASEAFSQKNINCSIAESIARFEPVAQAARAAGVRLRGSISCALGCPYQGEVPIEAVVDVARRYVALGCDEIDVADTIGVGTPQRVRDVMAAVTRVVDPGRVSGHFHDTYGQALANILAALETGISIFHTSVAGLGGCPYAKGATGNVATEDVLYMLRGLDIDTGVDFDAVVDIGQWMSAHLNRKGGSRAGNAVAAKRAA, encoded by the coding sequence ATGCCGCTGCCCTCCCGCGTCAAGATCGTCGAGGTTTCGCCCCGCGACGGCCTGCAGAACGAAAAAGAACTGATCTCCACCGATATCAAGGTAGAGCTGGTCGACCGCCTGACCGCCGCCGGTTTTCCCAACATCGAGGCCACGTCGTTCGTGTCGCCCAAATGGGTGCCGCAGATGGCCGACGCCGCCGATGTCATGGCGCGCATCGAGCGCAAGCCCGGCGTCATCTATTCGGTGCTGACCCCCAACATGAAGGGCCTGGAAGGCGCGCTGGCGGCCAAGGCCGACGAGGTCGTGATCTTCGGCGCGGCCAGCGAAGCGTTTTCGCAGAAGAACATCAACTGCTCCATCGCCGAATCGATCGCCCGCTTCGAGCCCGTGGCCCAGGCCGCGCGCGCCGCGGGCGTGCGGCTGCGCGGCAGCATCAGCTGCGCGCTGGGCTGCCCGTACCAGGGCGAAGTGCCCATCGAAGCGGTGGTGGACGTCGCGCGCCGCTATGTGGCGCTGGGCTGTGACGAAATCGACGTGGCCGACACCATCGGCGTGGGCACGCCGCAGCGCGTGCGCGACGTCATGGCGGCGGTGACCCGGGTGGTCGACCCGGGCCGCGTGTCCGGGCATTTCCACGACACCTACGGCCAGGCCCTGGCCAACATCCTGGCCGCGCTCGAAACCGGCATCAGCATCTTCCACACGTCGGTGGCCGGCCTGGGCGGCTGCCCGTACGCCAAGGGCGCCACCGGCAACGTGGCCACCGAAGACGTGCTGTACATGCTGCGCGGCCTGGACATCGATACCGGGGTCGATTTCGACGCCGTGGTCGACATCGGCCAATGGATGTCGGCCCACCTGAACCGCAAGGGCGGCAGCCGGGCGGGCAATGCGGTGGCGGCCAAGCGCGCCGCCTGA
- the dprA gene encoding DNA-processing protein DprA, which translates to MPLTHSHAELSAWLRLSLEPGLGPASAYPLLSALGLPEQIYALGAAALARHVPQDLARQLAAPPPADMQAQIDRSLQWVDQPGRHVLTLADPAYPQSLLTIADPPILLYVNGDPARLSLPALAVVGARSATPGGCDNARAFARHLAGHGWCVVSGLAQGIDAAAHEGALLAGPEGAGTVAVMGTGIDRVYPARHRDLAHRIAGQGALVSELPLGMGALPHHFPRRNRLVAGLARGVLVVEAARQSGSLITARLAGESGREVFAIPGSIHSPLSRGCHALIRQGAKLVETAQDITDELGGGQPAPRRGEPAAGAPAEADTPLLRALGYDPLHLDALQARTGLDIAALNAQLLELELAGRVARLDGGRFQRLK; encoded by the coding sequence ATGCCGCTTACGCATTCCCACGCCGAACTGTCCGCCTGGCTGCGCCTGTCGCTGGAGCCCGGGCTGGGCCCCGCCAGCGCCTATCCGCTGCTGTCGGCGCTGGGCCTGCCCGAGCAGATCTACGCCCTGGGCGCCGCGGCCCTGGCCCGCCACGTGCCGCAAGATCTGGCGCGCCAGCTGGCGGCGCCGCCCCCCGCCGACATGCAGGCCCAAATCGACCGCAGCCTGCAGTGGGTCGACCAGCCCGGGCGCCACGTGCTGACCCTGGCCGACCCGGCCTATCCGCAAAGCCTGCTCACCATCGCCGACCCGCCCATCCTGCTGTATGTCAACGGCGATCCGGCGCGGCTGAGCCTGCCGGCCCTGGCGGTGGTGGGCGCGCGCAGCGCCACGCCGGGCGGCTGCGACAACGCCCGCGCGTTCGCCCGCCACCTGGCCGGCCATGGCTGGTGCGTGGTCAGCGGCCTGGCGCAGGGCATCGACGCGGCCGCGCACGAAGGGGCGCTGCTGGCCGGCCCCGAAGGCGCGGGCACCGTGGCCGTCATGGGCACCGGCATCGACCGCGTGTATCCGGCGCGCCACCGCGACCTGGCCCACCGCATTGCCGGGCAGGGCGCCCTGGTATCCGAGCTGCCGCTGGGCATGGGCGCGCTGCCGCATCACTTTCCGCGTCGCAACCGCCTGGTGGCGGGGCTGGCGCGCGGGGTGCTGGTGGTCGAGGCCGCGCGCCAGAGCGGCTCGCTGATCACGGCGCGGCTGGCCGGCGAAAGCGGCCGCGAGGTCTTCGCCATCCCGGGCTCGATCCATTCGCCGCTGTCGCGCGGCTGCCATGCCCTGATCCGCCAGGGCGCCAAGCTGGTCGAAACCGCGCAAGACATCACCGACGAACTGGGCGGCGGCCAGCCGGCCCCGCGCCGCGGCGAACCGGCCGCCGGCGCGCCGGCCGAAGCCGACACGCCGCTGCTGCGGGCGCTGGGCTACGATCCGCTGCACCTGGATGCCTTGCAAGCGCGCACCGGGCTCGACATCGCCGCGCTGAACGCGCAATTGCTCGAGCTCGAGCTGGCCGGCCGCGTGGCCCGGCTCGATGGCGGGCGGTTCCAGCGCCTGAAGTAG
- the def gene encoding peptide deformylase, whose amino-acid sequence MALLPILHYPDPRLHKKAKPVAVVDDRIRKLVRDMADTMYEAPGVGLAATQVDVHERVVVIDVSEEGNELRVLINPEITWKSDERQTYEEGCLSVPGIYDEVERSARIRFKALDIDGKPYEADAEGLLAVCVQHELDHLDGKVFVEYLSSLKQNRIKTKLKKAEREALRA is encoded by the coding sequence ATGGCTTTGCTTCCCATCCTTCATTATCCCGATCCGCGCCTGCACAAGAAGGCCAAGCCGGTCGCGGTGGTGGACGACCGTATCCGGAAGCTGGTGCGCGACATGGCCGACACCATGTACGAAGCGCCGGGCGTCGGCCTGGCCGCCACGCAGGTCGACGTGCACGAACGCGTGGTCGTCATCGACGTTTCCGAAGAAGGCAACGAACTGCGCGTGCTGATCAACCCCGAGATCACCTGGAAAAGCGACGAGCGCCAGACTTACGAAGAAGGCTGCCTGTCGGTGCCGGGCATCTACGACGAGGTCGAACGATCGGCGCGCATCCGTTTCAAGGCGCTGGACATCGACGGCAAGCCGTACGAAGCCGACGCGGAAGGGCTGCTGGCCGTGTGCGTGCAGCATGAGCTCGACCACCTCGACGGCAAAGTGTTCGTCGAATACCTGTCCAGCCTGAAGCAGAACCGCATCAAGACCAAGCTGAAGAAGGCCGAGCGCGAAGCGCTGCGAGCCTGA
- the fmt gene encoding methionyl-tRNA formyltransferase: MRLVFAGTPEFARVALDALLAAGHDIPLVLTQPDRPAGRGLKLTPSPVKQAALAAGIAVAQPRSLRLDGRYPDDAAQAQAQLRQAAPDIMVVAAYGLILPAWTLALPPRGCLNIHASLLPRWRGAAPIQRAIEAGDTQTGVTIMQMDEGLDTGDMLLEHRVPIGAADTAAQLHDALAAAGGQAIVQALAALQAGGLPARPQPADGVTYAAKLDKAEAALDCAQPAAQLARRVRAFNPVPGATLRLPGLDDPVKVWRAQALEAPAAAAPGSVLRAGADGIDIATGAGVLRLLELQKAGGKRQPVDVFVRGWQLPG, translated from the coding sequence ATGCGCCTGGTTTTTGCCGGAACGCCGGAATTCGCCCGCGTCGCGCTCGACGCCCTGCTGGCCGCAGGCCATGACATCCCGCTGGTGCTGACCCAGCCCGACCGGCCCGCCGGCCGCGGCCTGAAGCTGACGCCCAGCCCGGTCAAGCAGGCCGCCCTGGCGGCCGGCATTGCGGTGGCCCAGCCCCGCAGCCTGCGGCTGGACGGGCGCTACCCCGACGATGCCGCGCAGGCCCAGGCACAGCTGCGGCAGGCGGCGCCCGACATCATGGTGGTGGCCGCCTACGGCCTGATCCTGCCGGCCTGGACCCTGGCGCTGCCGCCGCGCGGCTGCCTGAACATCCACGCCAGCCTGCTGCCGCGCTGGCGCGGCGCCGCCCCCATCCAGCGCGCCATCGAGGCCGGCGACACGCAAACCGGCGTCACCATCATGCAGATGGACGAAGGCCTGGACACCGGCGACATGCTGCTGGAACACCGCGTGCCCATCGGCGCCGCGGACACCGCCGCGCAATTGCACGACGCGCTGGCCGCCGCCGGCGGACAGGCCATTGTGCAGGCCCTGGCGGCCTTGCAGGCGGGCGGCCTGCCGGCGCGGCCGCAGCCGGCCGACGGCGTTACCTATGCCGCCAAGCTGGACAAGGCCGAGGCCGCGCTCGACTGCGCGCAGCCCGCCGCGCAGCTGGCCCGGCGCGTGCGCGCGTTCAACCCGGTGCCCGGCGCCACGCTGCGCCTGCCGGGCCTGGACGATCCGGTCAAGGTATGGCGCGCGCAGGCCCTGGAAGCGCCGGCGGCCGCGGCGCCGGGCAGCGTGCTGCGGGCCGGCGCCGACGGCATCGACATCGCCACCGGCGCGGGCGTGCTGCGCCTGCTCGAACTGCAGAAGGCCGGCGGCAAGCGCCAGCCGGTGGACGTGTTCGTGCGCGGCTGGCAGCTTCCGGGCTGA
- a CDS encoding pyridoxamine 5'-phosphate oxidase family protein — translation MPLDDTHRITDPAALQALYGQPSQASVMKETDHVHPHYRAFIEAAPFVVLATVGPDGLDASPRGDPAGFVTVADDKTLLIPDRRGNNRIDSLRNILADPRVALLFLVPGVGETLRVNGRAGISTDPALLARFAMHDKPPRSVLVIDVETVFFQCSRALVRSALWDPARQIERASLPSTGRMLADLSAGTIDGQAYDRALPGRVRDTLY, via the coding sequence ATGCCCCTCGACGACACCCATCGCATTACTGACCCCGCCGCCCTGCAAGCGCTGTATGGCCAGCCCAGCCAGGCCTCGGTCATGAAGGAAACGGACCACGTGCATCCGCACTACCGCGCCTTCATCGAGGCGGCGCCCTTCGTCGTGCTGGCCACCGTGGGGCCCGACGGACTGGACGCGTCGCCGCGCGGCGACCCGGCCGGCTTCGTGACCGTGGCCGACGACAAGACCCTGCTGATTCCAGACCGGCGCGGCAACAACCGTATCGACAGCCTGCGCAACATCCTGGCCGACCCGCGCGTGGCGCTGCTGTTCCTGGTGCCCGGCGTGGGCGAGACCCTGCGGGTGAACGGGCGCGCCGGCATCAGCACCGATCCGGCCCTGCTGGCGCGCTTCGCCATGCACGACAAGCCGCCGCGTTCGGTGCTGGTCATTGACGTGGAAACCGTGTTTTTCCAGTGCTCGCGCGCACTGGTGCGCTCGGCGCTGTGGGACCCGGCCCGGCAAATCGAACGCGCCAGCCTGCCCAGCACGGGCCGCATGCTGGCCGACCTGAGCGCCGGCACCATCGACGGCCAGGCATACGACCGGGCACTGCCGGGACGAGTGCGCGACACTTTGTATTGA
- a CDS encoding HAD-IA family hydrolase: protein MKYDLAAFDFDGTLADTLPWFESILDGVADKYGFRKAGPAERARLRHHGAHDILKILGIPMWKMPAIMAHVRQLMREVDPRVQLFGGMAEALTQLRAAGLRLAVVSSNSAANVQRVLGPRATEWFDDFECGTDMFGKAAKLKRLLARHRVAPQRCVLVGDEMRDIDAARKAGVRAAAVAWGYNHVDALRTHAPDEIILTVADLPAALTRA, encoded by the coding sequence TTGAAATACGACCTGGCGGCATTCGACTTCGACGGCACCCTGGCCGACACCCTGCCCTGGTTCGAGTCCATCCTGGACGGCGTGGCCGACAAATACGGCTTTCGCAAGGCGGGCCCGGCAGAACGGGCCCGGCTGCGCCACCACGGCGCGCACGACATCCTGAAGATACTGGGCATTCCCATGTGGAAAATGCCGGCCATCATGGCGCACGTGCGCCAGCTGATGCGCGAGGTCGATCCGCGCGTGCAGCTGTTCGGCGGCATGGCCGAGGCGCTGACGCAGCTGCGCGCCGCCGGCCTGCGGCTGGCGGTGGTGAGCTCGAATTCGGCTGCCAATGTGCAGCGGGTGCTGGGGCCGCGGGCCACCGAATGGTTCGACGACTTTGAATGCGGCACCGACATGTTCGGCAAGGCGGCCAAGCTGAAGCGGCTGCTGGCGCGGCACCGGGTGGCGCCGCAGCGCTGCGTGCTGGTGGGCGACGAAATGCGCGACATCGACGCCGCGCGCAAGGCCGGCGTGCGCGCGGCTGCCGTCGCCTGGGGCTACAACCACGTCGACGCACTGCGCACCCACGCGCCCGACGAAATCATCCTGACCGTGGCCGACCTGCCGGCCGCCCTGACCCGAGCCTGA
- a CDS encoding TIGR00730 family Rossman fold protein, which produces MTLKNICVYCGSNGGRIPAYADGARELARELVRRDIGLVYGGASVGIMGIVADAVMAEGGRVIGIIPEPLMRKELGHSGLTELHVVQSMHERKTMMAERADGFVALPGGAGTLEEIFETWTWAQLGMHEKPCGLLNIAGYYDQLAGFLDHAVQESFMRAEHRAMLVVESQPAALLDRYAAYQPPTVSKWIDPGEH; this is translated from the coding sequence ATGACACTGAAGAATATTTGCGTTTATTGTGGTTCCAACGGGGGCCGCATCCCCGCCTACGCCGACGGCGCGCGCGAGCTGGCCCGTGAACTGGTGCGGCGCGACATCGGACTGGTGTATGGCGGCGCCAGCGTGGGCATCATGGGCATCGTGGCCGATGCCGTGATGGCCGAAGGCGGCCGCGTCATCGGCATTATTCCCGAGCCGCTGATGCGCAAAGAGCTGGGCCATTCCGGCCTGACCGAGCTGCATGTGGTGCAGTCCATGCACGAACGCAAGACCATGATGGCCGAACGGGCCGATGGCTTCGTGGCGCTGCCCGGCGGCGCCGGCACCCTGGAAGAAATTTTCGAGACCTGGACCTGGGCCCAGCTGGGCATGCACGAAAAGCCGTGCGGCCTGCTGAACATCGCCGGCTACTACGATCAGCTGGCCGGGTTCCTGGATCATGCCGTGCAAGAATCGTTCATGCGCGCCGAGCACCGCGCCATGCTGGTCGTGGAAAGCCAGCCCGCCGCGCTGCTGGACCGCTACGCCGCCTACCAGCCGCCCACCGTGTCCAAATGGATCGATCCCGGCGAACACTGA
- a CDS encoding ferritin-like domain-containing protein, protein MQHATPHTPSRKGGSFDMDVAAIRAKARQDIESGAVTDSYRADRAAVLKLLNEALATEVVCVLRYKRHYFMARGLNAEPVAAEFAEHAAEELGHADRIAERIVQLGGEPNLSPVGLLDRSHSEYVEANTLTEMIKENLIAERIAIDSYRQMVDYVGDNDPTTRRLLEEILAVEEEHADDLSDFLAKN, encoded by the coding sequence ATGCAACATGCCACCCCCCACACCCCGTCCCGCAAGGGCGGCTCGTTCGACATGGACGTGGCCGCGATCCGCGCCAAGGCCCGCCAGGACATCGAGTCCGGCGCCGTTACCGACAGCTACCGGGCCGACCGCGCCGCCGTGCTGAAGCTGCTGAACGAAGCCCTGGCCACCGAAGTGGTCTGTGTGCTGCGCTACAAGCGCCACTATTTCATGGCGCGCGGCCTCAACGCCGAGCCGGTAGCGGCCGAGTTCGCTGAACACGCCGCCGAAGAACTGGGCCACGCCGACCGCATCGCCGAGCGCATTGTGCAGCTGGGCGGCGAACCCAACCTGTCGCCGGTGGGCCTGCTGGACCGCAGCCATTCGGAATATGTCGAAGCCAATACGCTGACCGAGATGATCAAGGAAAACCTGATCGCCGAGCGCATCGCCATCGACAGCTACCGGCAGATGGTCGACTACGTGGGCGACAACGACCCCACCACCCGCCGCCTGCTGGAAGAGATACTGGCCGTCGAGGAAGAGCACGCCGACGATCTGTCGGATTTCCTGGCGAAGAATTGA
- the rimO gene encoding 30S ribosomal protein S12 methylthiotransferase RimO: MTYKSKSPKVGFISLGCPKALVDSERILTQLRTEGYQVTPEYDDADVVVVNTCGFIDSAKAESLDAIGEAIAENGKVIVTGCMGVEESVIRNVHPSVLAVTGPQQYEEVVRAVHQAAPPKADHNPYVDLVPPQGIKLTPRHYAYLKISEGCNHRCSFCIIPSMRGDLVSRPVGDVLNEAERLVKAGVKELLVISQDTSAYGVDLKYRSGFWNGRPVKTRMTELCAALSELGVWTRLHYVYPYPHVDEVIPLMAQGKVLPYLDIPFQHASPRILKAMKRPAFEDKTLARIKRWRETCPDLTLRSTFIVGFPGETEEDFQYLLDWMSEAQLDRVGCFQYSPVNGAPANELAGAVPDDVKQDRWDRFMAHQQAISAARLQTRVGREIDVLIDEVNADGAVGRSSADAPEIDGCVYVNSTATLRPGDLARVRVTAADEYDLHGVAV, translated from the coding sequence ATGACATACAAATCTAAATCACCAAAAGTGGGATTTATTTCACTTGGCTGTCCGAAAGCCCTGGTCGACTCCGAACGCATCCTGACCCAGCTGCGCACCGAGGGCTACCAGGTCACGCCCGAATACGACGACGCCGACGTGGTGGTCGTCAACACCTGTGGCTTCATCGACAGCGCCAAGGCCGAATCGCTGGACGCCATCGGCGAGGCCATCGCCGAGAACGGCAAGGTCATCGTCACCGGCTGCATGGGCGTCGAAGAATCGGTGATCCGCAACGTGCACCCCAGCGTGCTGGCCGTGACCGGCCCGCAGCAGTACGAAGAAGTGGTGCGCGCGGTGCATCAGGCCGCGCCGCCCAAGGCCGACCACAACCCGTACGTCGACCTGGTGCCGCCACAGGGCATCAAGCTGACGCCGCGCCACTATGCCTACCTGAAAATTTCCGAAGGCTGCAACCACCGCTGCAGCTTCTGCATCATTCCGTCGATGCGCGGCGACCTGGTCAGCCGGCCGGTGGGCGATGTGCTGAACGAGGCCGAACGCCTGGTCAAGGCCGGCGTGAAAGAGCTGCTGGTGATCTCGCAGGACACCAGCGCCTACGGCGTCGACCTGAAATACCGCAGCGGCTTCTGGAACGGCCGGCCGGTCAAGACGCGCATGACCGAGCTCTGTGCGGCCTTGTCCGAACTGGGCGTCTGGACGCGCCTGCACTATGTGTACCCGTATCCGCACGTCGACGAAGTGATCCCGCTGATGGCGCAGGGCAAGGTCCTGCCCTACTTGGACATCCCGTTCCAGCACGCCAGCCCGCGCATCCTGAAGGCCATGAAGCGCCCGGCCTTCGAAGACAAGACCCTGGCGCGCATCAAGCGCTGGCGCGAAACATGCCCCGACCTGACCCTGCGCTCGACTTTCATCGTGGGCTTCCCGGGCGAAACCGAAGAAGACTTCCAGTACCTGCTCGACTGGATGAGCGAGGCGCAACTCGACCGCGTCGGCTGTTTCCAGTATTCGCCGGTGAACGGCGCGCCCGCCAATGAACTGGCCGGCGCCGTGCCCGACGACGTCAAGCAGGACCGCTGGGACCGCTTCATGGCGCACCAGCAGGCCATCTCGGCCGCCCGCCTGCAAACCCGCGTGGGCCGCGAAATCGACGTGCTGATCGACGAAGTGAACGCCGACGGGGCGGTGGGCCGCTCCAGCGCCGACGCGCCCGAGATCGACGGCTGCGTCTACGTCAACAGCACGGCCACGCTGCGGCCGGGCGACCTGGCGCGCGTGCGCGTCACCGCCGCCGACGAATACGACCTGCACGGCGTAGCGGTCTGA